GATGAAGCTGTTTTCTGCTGCCAGTGATCCCAATTTGCACTTATTAGCAAGTATCTGATGGAAATCGTCTCTAGTTTCAGGCTTTTtagcctttcttttcccctctcttaTGCTGAGATCTCATCCATTTTCCTCCGCCCAAAAGGCAAGAAACCCAATCAAGGACTTCATCCTCAGTGAATTTTCTCCCTCCACCCACTaagcaaggaaaaaaattctcaattttttcttggtttctttcactttggttttttatttggttCTACTTTTTTGAGTGAATATCTGATGATCTTTTCTGCTTATTCTTGTGATTTTTGCTGTCTTTGTACCTTTTCCATGgtaagaaaaattattcaaaggcTGGCAAGGGTTATTAGAATAATTGAGGGCTTTTGTCAAAAAGACATCTAACGGAAGCCGCCACCCCTAACCGCCCCAGTAGTTTTATGTGCTGTCTTTCGATTCTTGattgggaaaaagaagaaaagacaaggGGAAAAGGTGTTCTGTTGTCTGGCACCTTTGACCTCAATATTCATTCTGCTGCTTCAATAATTGGTATtagagtatatatatatatatatcgatttAAAATGAGGCGAGAACAGGAGTTCCGATTcgagtttttgaaaaaaatttcattaattgagtcaatgaagtcccACGGCAAGGCTGTCATCCTGTCATTTGGAGAAGCCTTTCGGGTTAGGATTTTTCGATAATAACTGATTTGCAACATCGAGCGCGCTCGTGCGTTCTGTGGCCTGTCGGTGGACGAATTTGGTGGTGTTGAACGAGGCAGAAATGAATGCGAGAAAGGTACTCATTACGAGGAGAACGGTCGATTCCTTGCGATTTAGAGATTTATGTGTCGCTTTTAGTGACAATCTTCAAGGAAAATCTGAGATGGATGAGTATCgttttgcttttcctttgactttaccAAATTGTCTGTTTGAAAACCCTGGCAAGCGCTTCCACGAAATGGAGGAGAGAAACCCCATATGGCCACCCACGGGCGAGACGATTGACAGTGTCGTCGAACGGGTGGGACAAAAAGGgtcaataaaaatacaaaactaaaaTCATATAAACCGATGGTGTAGGCCAGCGGCGCAGCTACTGTAAGCTCTCGTACCCACAATGGAATTTTCTCGGCGTGAGCCGAGGACTATTCAGTCTGCCCATAAATGTACGAATCCGGAAGTTTGGAAATCTCTCCGGATGAATTGTCCAATGGTCAAAGCAAAAGGTTGGATATTGCTCACAATATCGTCGAATGGTCAAGGCAGAAGGTTGGATATTGATCGTGATATGATTTAAATTTGTGATCACATCAAAGATAGTGTAATCTCTTTACCACTTGATTACCACTCTATCCTTTGATCACGATTCGTCCGCTTTTTATGGACATGGAAATGAAGGGATGAAATGCGAAAAAGCACACAAACTTGATgcaattacccaaaaaaaaatgattacttccATAAATAGATGTCTATCTTAAAAacagggaaaagtaccaaaaatagtcctaaacattttgtatcgGTACCaattatcctaaacttttaattagacaatttagtcttaaacattttcacatcgATACCAGCTTTTAGTTCATCCAGCTAATTTAAGCcgaaaattgctgacgtggccaCTGACGGCCTTACGTGGCGCCACATGgacaaatttaataattttttaatatttttcagattttttaaaattatttttttccttttttttctctcttttctttttttccttaccctTGGGGCGAGGTCGCCAGCCACAAGCTGGTCGAGGCGAGGGGCCCCCGCGCCCTCGTCGAccaccggcgagggccgcgcgcCCGCCGGCCACTGGCGGGCGACGCCTCGCCTAGATCCCGGTGAGGGCCGAAACCCTCACTCGTTGGTCGGCGAGGGCGCGGGAAGCCTCGCTCGTGGCGGGCGAGGGGTGCGGCCCCGCCCGCATCTAGGCGAGGGTCATGGCGGCCTCGCCCGCTGGGGCGAGGCTTGCACGCTATCGCGCTTAATCCAGGTGCGAGATCGCGAACTTCCCTAAGCCGTCATCCCTCCGAAAGCTACCCGAGCTCGGGACGCCGACCACCTCCTTCAACCTCCGGGGGCCGCGAAGGCTCGGGTGACCATGTCGCGATCGAAGGCGACGGAGCTCTAGATGGGGCGGACGTAGCTCACCGGGAtcaggcgagggccgccacaCCCTCACCCGCCACGAGCGAGGGCGCAgaggcctcgcctagatttgaGCGGGGCCgttgccctcacttgtggccggcgagggcacgGTGGCCCTCACCCTGACCCAGCTTGTGGCCGGCGATGGTCGGTGGccgtgacctcgccggccaagggtaaggaattttttaaaattaattttaaaaatctgaaaaaaatataaaaattataaaatttgtctacGTGGCGCCACGTAAGACCGCCGGCggccacatcaacaatttccagcttaaattagtcggatggactaaattggtacaaatgtaaaaaggtttaggactaaattggtccaattaaaaagtttaggactgaattagtaccaatacaaaaggtttaggactattttggtacttttccccttaAAAACATGACACGAAAGTGGCTAAAAGTGAATAGTCATTTTGTCTTGTAGAATTCGAGATGATTATTGTTTTATGGACTTACAACATACACAAAtcaaatttgtaaatttaaaaAGACTTGCTTACTCTGACTAATAAACATATAGTTTGAGACGGTTTTTTTCTCCACGTCGATGCTAGTCATACTAGCATTTACATTAggaattttggtcaaaattggcctTAATGAATCGactggcaaattatcaaaaggttttaaaactaaatttgactaaattaaaaagtttatgattgaattggtataaatgtcataaattaagatttttttggtaactttcCCGAATTGAAAGTGCTCCAACTCAAGGTGACTTGAGTTCccctaagaaaaataatattttggatAAGCTTTACTATTAGTTTCAATTTGACTCAAAAATTTGAAGAGTTGAATTCGAGTCAGAAGCCAAACGCTCCAAAACCTTGCCTACATGCATGCGAACTTTGATCATCCAGGCCGATTTTCATAATGTTCTTTCTAGTCTTTTTAAAATCACACCATTTTACTTTTCCGTTTTGAGTAGGCTTCGAGCATTGAGCGTGGATCCGACCCAAATCCCGGAATGGAGGCCCATCGCCGAAATCACGGGCCTCCGACTCCGACCCGAACCGACCCGGGAATTCTCCAACCGCAAGCCTGCCAAAGCCCACGTCCGGCCACGAACCGGTAGATactagtttctctctctagcaaaaccagagaagagaagaaggaagaggaagaagcagCTCGAAGGATAACCGCCCGAGCGAGAATGGCCGCGAGCCTGCAAGTCGCCGTGGCCTCTCTCGTCCCGCCTTCGACCTCGTCGCCCAGCggaaggagaggaagaggaaggagcgTTGCCGgcgtcggcggcgtcggcggcggcggcgtccgcTGTTCCGCAATCGGCTCCAAGGGCTCCTCCAAGCTCCCCTGCCGCCAATCAACCCTAAGGACCCCTTCCTGTCGAAGCTGGCCTCCGTCGCCGCGGCCTCCCCGGAGTCGCTGCTCGACCGCCCCGTGAGCTCCGACACGCCGCCGTACCTGGACCTGTTCGAGTCCCCGCAGCTCATGGCCACGCCTGCTCAGGTGAGCGAGCCAGCGAGTGAGGCTCGGCGAGGTTCTCTTGGTTCGTTTCTTTGCGGGAGTTGGAGGATTGCTCGGTCGATTGGAATTTATCGGTCGAGGGAGCTAGAATTGCTTCGTTTCCTTAATTTCCCTGAGACGGCATACGTAATTGCTTAATGATTGAGTGCGTTGCTGAGTGAGTTTTGTGGCCGTAACTGAGTTGTTATCGAGTTGATTTTGTGCTtttctgtttcattttttttcgatAAGAATAGTAGATAGCACTGCACGGTTTCATGTGGATTTGTTCTACTCAGAGAAGCTCAGTTCTTCGCGTCGGGTAGTAGAGTTAATTTGTGGTTGAGTTTGAGAGTTGCTCGGTTTTGTTCCATCGTCATGTTTTTGTTACTGTTATCGTTTTGTTCTGCTCAGTAAATACTGGTTTTTATCAATTTACCAAGAATAGGATAGTAATTCTGGCGAAGTATACTGCATATGGTGCTGCCACGGTGCTCTAAGGTCAACGATGCATGAAATCGAGAGTGTTTTCATCAGTTTTTTGTATTTACAATTGGGAGTTTTGACAGCAATCTAAGGAGAGTTGGTTTTGGTGTGCTATCAATATATTTTTGGTTGATCGAATGTTTCATAGAGCGAAAGTTGCAAACACAGTTGTTTagctaaatttgaaaatttgatattttcaaacaAACTTTCTCAGATCAAACTGTGAATTTCAAGGATATGGTGGGATGATTTATGAGTTTCAGGTCACGAAATAAATTGGagattatgatttttcttttttcttttttttggttcatctGTAAGCGGCCGCTCTAAATTGTTCATAACTCAATAGTTTCTGGCTTTTATGTGATATAATGATGTTCGTAATAGGGGAGAGTTCAGTCTCGTTAAGTGAATTTTGTTATTAAGTATTTCCTCTCTTTAGTCAAAGTGGAAATATCAGTTCTTGAGACTCAGTGGATTGGTTTTTAGAGGATCGGTTTCCATTGCATGACAATGATTTTTATCAGGTGGAGAGGTCAGTTTCGTACAATGAGCACCGACCAAGGAGGCCTCCACCGGATTTGCCTTCACTGCTTCTCCATGGAAGAATCGTTTACATTGGCATGCCAGTAAGTGTTTCACATTAAATTGTCAACATTTGTTATCTTTTAAGCCCTTCAGTCTGGAAATACATACTGCACTCATTCCTGATGTGAAAATTTCGTAATCAGCATGAAATGATCAGAGAAGCCAGTGGGAATGTGAAGGAGTGCCTATAACTCTGAGAAAGGATACTAATCAGGGCAagggaaaatggaaaattgagGAATGTGTTGAAGGAgaactctttattttcttttttgcacaCTTGATTGGAATCTATAGATGATGTTAACAGGTTTTGTTAGCTCCTGCTAGAAATAgtatcttcctttttttccgtCAGTAGGAAACTGCTTTTTGCCTGTAGCTGGTAGATAATAACTGCTATCATCTTATTCAGGGaccgccccccaaaaaaaaactttgtcTTAGAGCTGCTCATTTGTTCAGAAGTAAATGATCTATTTGAAATCACTTATTTGCTGAACTTACTATGAACTTTCTACCTGTTAATTGGCATTGGTGGCAACTGCATACTCTACATCCATCTTTTGTTCTGTACTTTCTTGCCTTTGGCAAGTCACAGCTCCACCTCTTGTAGGTCTTTAGATAGAACTAACTATTTACTGTCTCTCAGTTGGTGCCTGCAGTCACAGAGCTTGTAGTTGCGGAATTGATGTACTTGCAATGGATGGATCCAAAAGAACCAATATATCTTTACATAAATTCTACTGGAACAACTCGTGATGACGGTGAGACGGTAAGCTTCCATCTATGTTGCGACTGATTTTGCACTGAATTTTCAAGCTTATGAATGGTCAAGACCTGACCTTAGCAAAGACACAAATTAATTGGTAAGGGACAACAGTTTATATCCTtagaaatttattaaaattacaATCATTGCTTCGCAGGTGGGCATGGAGACAGAGGGTTTTGCCATTTATGATGCATTGATGCAACTGAAGAATGAGGTGAATTTTCTTACAATTTGCATCTATGTTTGCTAAAACTTCCAGTGACTTTCTGGTTATTATAGTAGGTACTTGATTAAACGAGGTAGTGCTTAGTGATGATTTTGGCTTCGTTCTGCTTATTGAAGTACTTTGAGTGAATTTTACACTTGGatctaggaaaatatttgagTGCTGAACCGTTcacattttcacttttattcatttattttttaaaattttgcagaTACATACAGTTGCCGTAGGTGCAGCTATAGGACATGCCTGTCTGCTTCTTGCTTCGGGATCTAAgggtaaaaggtttatgatgcCGCATGCCAAAGGTGCGTTGGTATTGTCTACTCATCTGCTGTGTTCTGCTCTCATCCTTTTCTTGTCTGATGTCAACACAATATCGTTTCAGCGATGATCCAGCAACCTCGTGTCCCATCCTCTGGGTTGATGCCAGCCAGTGATGTTCTTATCCGTGCAAAAGAGGTATCTAGCAATAATTATTGAGCTATACATAACCATAATAGGCATTTTGCTACTCTGTGCAAAACTGTGCAAAATAAGTTGACTTGTAACTGGGCATATAGTCTCTATTCATGATGTTCGTGTTGCTTCTGATGATTTTTGTAGGTGATAACCAATAGGGATACTCTTGTAAAGCTTTTGGCTAAGCACACTGGGAATGtgagctctctttctctctccctctctctctctgcatatCTTAATGGGCAAGGGAATAATAACTAATGCTAATTCTGAATGACTCTAGTCCATAGAGACTGTAGCCACTGTCATGAGAAGACCTTATTACATGGATGCCACAAAGGCCCAAGAATTTGGTGTCATTGAcaaggtgagacaatgtttGAGTATTAATGGTGtcttttaatgattgcgcatgCAGTGTGAACTTATGTGAGGTTTTAATTCTTGTTTCAGATTCTTTGGCGTGGTCAGGAGAAGATAATGGCAGATGCAGCCCCTCCTGAGCAGTGGGACAAGAATGCTGGCATCAAAGTTGTAGATTAAAATTTTTCCAACTTTCAGATGGATGATTTTATGTAAGTTGCTGACTTCACAAAACTACACATGCCATTTATGTCTAGCCTGATGAATTGCCATGGCAAAGCAAataaactttttaaaagttgGCTAGAGAACAGGAGGATTAGatgattaaaataatgtatTCCTTGCTGCATGTTGAAAAACTAACCATAACTCCCTAGAATTCCTCCATACTCATACAGGAGAACTGTTTTCCTAACTATGTACTTTCATTCCTTCATCGGATTATGTTCTTTCCAAGGAGCATGCTCCTGCATGCAGAAACGTGTTTATCGATGCACAATATCTGACATGTTGGAGAGAATTATGGTGGTGGCAGAATTGATACCCTTATGTTTGGTAAAAGTAGTTTTCTTTATATAAGCAGATAGTGTTAGGAAATCTGTAGGAGTCCAgtaggattttctttttctttcttctggttTATGCGCCATTTTGTGTTCTACTATAGGCGTGGTTCTGTGTGTATCTTTTGGTAATATAAGACATGACTGATCCGGAGTTCATAATTGTGGAACTTCTGTCGATGCATCTGGatccattttaatttctttctcacTCAGTGATTTTCTATCATATAGGATTAGTGTCGTGCCATTGTTTTAATTCCCTTTTTCAGTGCAGGAAACTGTGCAATAAGGAACTATGCATACATAAAAGCTGTGAACTCAACTGTAATGCATCAGAGCCCCGGATCGCTTGCAGGAGAATAACTGCCGCTTGTAATTAGCAGTTGTCCTGAAAATTTTCGATGCTACGATCATATGGACAGTTCACCAGTGCACCAACAACAGATCGAGGAAACTCTGGAAAATAGCAAGTATAATTAGTTTCATTTTAGCTTCAAATGGGTTAATAGTTAGCCTGTAACAATGCTTTGACCTATTGAATTCATTTTCGTTTCTTCAGCCTGTCGTGCATCATGGTCCTGATTTTTGCTTGTTGCTGAGCATTTCGTATTCACTCTGAAATTCATGAACCGTCGGATTTCGTAAACAGGTAGgggctctataaatagatagcTCATTAGTCCTATCCCTTTATGGTGCGGAATCGACTTTAGCCAGGTCTCTGAATAGTAACTAGTCCATGCTATGTAGAAGTGCTTGCTTTTGGGTGTCTATCTCAGAGATGAGAAAATTGGAAGTTATTCTATTGTAGAGAATGTAATGCTTGCATTTATAATTTGGGCaaagattgaaattgaaaatcctgcctaaaaaatcaataatttggTTTAGATCATGCTTGACTATGCTTGTCTGGAtggattctttattttttgcttgATATAAATTTCGTGACCGACGCATTTAATTCGAAACgtctgaaattttatttttataagcattTTCATCAAGGAGGTTGCAGATAGACCTTGACCTATTAGATTGTGAAATGTGGCCAGGAAATGCAAAGCTTCGGAAGGGCAATTTAAGAATGCGGCCGTATTCAATTATAGAAAACGTCCTTTCAACCTAAACTCGGATGAACGATGGACCGAACTAAGTGACTCCTAATGCAATGGACTCCTACCCCGTGAAAACAGGGATGATAAACTATGAAACCCTTGGGAACACAGCAAACAACAATCCCTCCAAATTAAAGCAGAAACTGAAAGTCCAGGTTCAGAAAATTCTTGTGGATGGATAAACGCTCTTCGATTGGTTTTACAGAATTAGACGCACACATTGTCACTTAAGCTGTTGCAGAAGTGGCCATTATAAAGATAGAGCAAAAACTTCGATGAACAGAACAAAGTCGCAGGCAATTTAATACTAAACTACGCACCTCACAATGTAATGAGAAATGCCCTTATTTATATTGAAACGAGAAGTAGTGTACATCAAGATGAAATTTAAGAAACAGAAGTCCGTGTGAGAGAACATGGAGAGCAGACAACGATGTGCCTAATTTTTCTCAAATGCACGTTAGTCACGAATAAATAAATCTTATAATCAGCACTTGTCCTGACCTTTTAGTCTTCCCAATACTAATTTTCACTTTAAAATTCATTGGGAATGGTTGCTAGATATCCTAATATTTGCCTAAAAGGTTTTGAAGGCCGAAAGCCTTATAGAAAAGTTGGAACTAAACACACCCTTATTCAATCAAACTCCCCCACAAGCTAGGTCTCACCTtacccttcttttctttccgtCTATTGCCCCCATTTCTAAAGTTCATAAGCTGGAAGCCTGGCCGCTGAGAGGTCTATCATTGTCTAGAAAGAGATAAGCCCTCGAGTTATCACGTCCATGCATCTTTCCCGTTGGAAATAAGCTTGAGGGCCCTATGAAGAAGAAAGCAGGCAAATGCTTTTGCCCCGTGCTGCCTGTGATGCGATAGAGCCAGAGAAACGTGTACGGATTTCCACTTATCCCATGACATATCTTTGTCCAATCTTATTGTATGGATAC
This region of Eucalyptus grandis isolate ANBG69807.140 chromosome 8, ASM1654582v1, whole genome shotgun sequence genomic DNA includes:
- the LOC120287435 gene encoding ATP-dependent Clp protease proteolytic subunit-related protein 3, chloroplastic-like produces the protein MALIFSPSPRSCLFLISALVLASLLASAVHGGGVSEHGTAWAECLAAGGEGKLDLDSESNRRILATSSYISYGALQRNTVPCSRRGASYYNCRPGASSNPYSRGCSAITREEGRGRSSSKDNRPSENGREPASRRGLSRPAFDLVAQRKERKRKERCRRRRRRRRRRPLFRNRLQGLLQAPLPPINPKDPFLSKLASVAAASPESLLDRPVSSDTPPYLDLFESPQLMATPAQVERSVSYNEHRPRRPPPDLPSLLLHGRIVYIGMPLVPAVTELVVAELMYLQWMDPKEPIYLYINSTGTTRDDGETVGMETEGFAIYDALMQLKNEIHTVAVGAAIGHACLLLASGSKGKRFMMPHAKAMIQQPRVPSSGLMPASDVLIRAKEVITNRDTLVKLLAKHTGNSIETVATVMRRPYYMDATKAQEFGVIDKILWRGQEKIMADAAPPEQWDKNAGIKVVD